A part of Streptomyces sp. DSM 40750 genomic DNA contains:
- a CDS encoding protein kinase domain-containing protein: MLTPQGQRPTLSDYQSAVARLEQCSEEPRLKRCLPKLGADGQPGADGGSFGAVYCLEDPEDGRSWALKCFLRDEPLRERRYREIANCLHGARGSWQTEVHYLRNGLWVQGKWWPVVLMEWVSGLRLTDWIDGVLDQRPGEASAELRRLAHRFASAVHRMHRSGISHGDLQSGNVLVTSETAVRFVDYDAMTVPGWSIPPRREDGHPDFRLPREGERGQDGETEVRHTAASTGTSGTVFTTSTSTGVPIQEPDALVAMHRDRFPSHVIHAALVMLSHDVSLWTALHRPGADHLLLSRKDFRDPTQSHNWHLLLHHRMREVRVTAAELRSMLNCPVDLQPDLEPQPEVASQESVLEPMAWRPTSGPRSGPRPFLDIGVFAVPESQGDPRTASSPDSTGMPEHTGPRPAARLPEPAAERDPNPAAGAFEFDPHPGDHEAHFTPARPDSRPEDLLPARIVLLGVGVILLLSVLITLLLTLDK; the protein is encoded by the coding sequence GTGCTGACGCCTCAAGGCCAACGGCCCACCTTGTCCGACTACCAGTCCGCTGTGGCCCGGCTGGAGCAGTGCAGCGAGGAGCCCCGTCTGAAGCGATGCCTGCCAAAACTGGGCGCCGACGGTCAGCCCGGCGCCGACGGCGGCAGCTTCGGAGCCGTCTACTGCCTTGAGGACCCGGAGGACGGGCGGAGTTGGGCGCTGAAGTGCTTTCTGCGCGACGAGCCCCTTCGCGAGCGCCGATACCGCGAGATCGCGAACTGTCTGCACGGCGCCCGGGGATCCTGGCAGACAGAGGTGCACTATCTGCGGAACGGGCTGTGGGTGCAGGGGAAATGGTGGCCGGTCGTCCTCATGGAATGGGTTTCGGGCCTGCGTCTCACCGACTGGATCGACGGTGTGCTCGACCAGCGACCGGGAGAGGCGAGCGCGGAACTGCGGCGACTGGCCCACCGGTTCGCCAGCGCCGTCCACCGGATGCACCGATCCGGCATCAGTCACGGAGACCTGCAGAGCGGCAACGTCCTGGTGACTTCCGAGACAGCGGTACGTTTCGTCGACTACGACGCCATGACCGTTCCTGGATGGTCGATACCCCCTCGCCGCGAAGACGGACACCCCGACTTCCGCCTCCCGCGCGAAGGCGAACGAGGCCAGGACGGCGAGACCGAAGTGCGCCACACGGCCGCTTCCACCGGTACCAGCGGCACCGTGTTCACGACCAGCACCTCGACAGGGGTTCCGATCCAGGAGCCGGACGCCCTCGTGGCGATGCACCGGGACCGCTTCCCCTCGCACGTCATCCACGCCGCGTTGGTGATGCTCAGCCATGACGTCTCTCTGTGGACAGCTCTGCACCGGCCGGGCGCCGATCACCTTCTGCTGTCCCGTAAGGACTTCCGCGATCCGACGCAGTCTCACAATTGGCACCTGCTGCTGCACCACAGAATGCGCGAAGTACGCGTCACCGCCGCGGAATTACGCTCGATGCTCAACTGCCCCGTCGACCTCCAACCAGACCTTGAACCGCAGCCGGAAGTCGCCTCACAGGAGAGCGTCCTGGAACCGATGGCCTGGCGTCCCACATCGGGGCCGCGCTCCGGGCCTCGTCCCTTCCTGGACATCGGCGTGTTCGCAGTACCCGAATCCCAGGGGGATCCCAGGACCGCGTCCTCTCCGGATTCGACGGGCATGCCGGAGCACACCGGACCACGGCCCGCCGCGCGGCTCCCCGAACCGGCCGCCGAGCGAGACCCGAACCCCGCAGCCGGTGCCTTCGAGTTCGACCCACACCCCGGCGACCATGAGGCGCACTTCACGCCCGCCCGGCCCGACAGCCGACCGGAAGATCTGCTAC
- a CDS encoding vWA domain-containing protein, which translates to MYEAEISRANPACIVFLIDQSSSMRAAMPSTTQSKQMAVADAINSMLRELIIRCGRGIDEIWDFFHVSVIGYGATVGPALGGPLTGRDLVPASALAQGRIRSERFTRTDVLPDGTTTTHVAEMPIWLEAAASAGTPMCEALLYAHRVLDRWVTDHPGSFPPIILNLTDGESTDGDPAGPAQQLRSIGTNDGSALLFNLHISSDIATPTHYPNTAAGLPPMGAKLFSMSDVLPPDMRDTAVDLGMKVETGARGFVFNASMQSVMLFLNVGTPA; encoded by the coding sequence GTGTACGAGGCAGAAATCAGCCGGGCCAATCCGGCTTGCATCGTGTTCCTGATCGACCAGTCCAGTTCCATGCGCGCGGCCATGCCCAGCACGACCCAGTCCAAACAGATGGCCGTGGCCGACGCCATCAACAGCATGCTCCGTGAGCTGATCATCCGGTGCGGTCGTGGCATCGACGAGATCTGGGACTTCTTCCACGTCTCCGTCATCGGCTACGGAGCCACGGTCGGCCCAGCCCTCGGCGGTCCTCTCACCGGCCGCGACCTCGTGCCTGCGAGCGCCCTCGCACAGGGCAGAATCCGCTCCGAACGGTTCACCCGCACCGATGTCCTCCCGGACGGCACGACCACCACCCATGTCGCGGAGATGCCGATCTGGCTGGAAGCCGCCGCCTCCGCCGGAACGCCGATGTGTGAGGCCCTGCTCTACGCGCACCGAGTCCTGGACCGCTGGGTGACCGATCACCCCGGAAGCTTTCCGCCCATCATCCTCAACCTGACAGACGGCGAGTCGACGGACGGCGATCCGGCCGGCCCAGCCCAACAGCTCCGTTCCATCGGAACGAACGACGGCAGTGCCCTCCTGTTCAACCTGCACATCTCGTCCGACATCGCCACGCCGACGCACTATCCCAACACCGCCGCCGGCCTGCCGCCGATGGGCGCCAAGCTCTTCTCCATGTCGGACGTCCTGCCCCCCGACATGCGCGACACCGCGGTGGACCTCGGAATGAAGGTGGAGACAGGGGCACGCGGCTTCGTCTTCAACGCCAGCATGCAGTCCGTCATGCTCTTCCTGAACGTCGGCACCCCGGCGTGA
- a CDS encoding outer membrane protein assembly factor BamB family protein: MLVNSPARTYTGRTGTDQAWQVKWTRETGGPLLSPPMLMDGLLVVTCGSTAHLIDATTGGHERSLALRGTAESAPVPWDDRLWWALRDGGLNGYDLRGLTDETHLELDGDPGRHSPVTVNDLLLIGTTHGLFWFQHPRTTDSRAAHRLIWLDEPVVSPLATDGVQVWVPTERRGLMAVRPATGEIRSPHQAWDAAGCTPTPTTDGVYIGDALGTVHHLDPEGTSRRQWDASTFPITAPPVTYGDLLLVTDHAGAVIALSMEQWDQKWRAVTDGDGRRAVTALDGVVYVCGARSVRRLDARTGRELKPLTPDGPRPMNVTATPGRLHVSFVDGLLNTWGPPG; this comes from the coding sequence GTGCTCGTCAATTCACCGGCACGCACGTACACGGGCCGCACCGGCACCGACCAGGCATGGCAAGTGAAGTGGACGCGGGAAACCGGCGGCCCACTGCTGTCTCCGCCGATGCTCATGGACGGCCTGCTGGTGGTGACCTGCGGAAGCACCGCGCACCTGATCGACGCGACCACCGGCGGCCATGAGCGCAGCCTCGCACTGCGCGGCACCGCCGAGTCGGCCCCCGTCCCATGGGACGACCGGCTGTGGTGGGCCCTACGGGACGGCGGGCTGAACGGATACGACCTGCGTGGCCTGACGGACGAAACCCATCTGGAACTCGACGGCGATCCCGGCCGACACTCTCCCGTCACCGTGAACGATCTGCTGCTGATCGGAACAACCCACGGCCTGTTCTGGTTTCAGCACCCCCGGACCACCGACAGCAGGGCCGCGCACCGTCTCATCTGGCTGGACGAGCCTGTGGTCTCCCCTCTCGCCACCGACGGTGTCCAGGTCTGGGTTCCCACCGAACGCAGAGGCCTGATGGCGGTGCGGCCCGCCACCGGTGAGATCCGTAGTCCGCACCAGGCATGGGACGCGGCCGGATGCACGCCGACACCCACGACCGACGGTGTGTACATCGGGGACGCGCTGGGCACGGTCCACCATCTGGACCCCGAGGGGACTTCGCGTCGCCAGTGGGACGCATCGACATTCCCGATCACTGCGCCTCCCGTCACGTACGGCGATCTGCTGCTGGTCACCGACCATGCGGGCGCGGTCATCGCCCTGTCGATGGAGCAGTGGGACCAGAAGTGGCGCGCCGTCACCGACGGAGACGGGCGACGTGCTGTGACCGCGTTGGACGGAGTGGTGTACGTCTGCGGTGCACGCAGCGTGCGCCGTCTGGATGCGCGAACCGGCCGAGAACTCAAGCCTCTGACCCCGGACGGTCCGAGGCCCATGAACGTGACGGCCACTCCCGGCCGCCTCCACGTCAGCTTCGTCGACGGGCTCCTGAACACCTGGGGCCCTCCCGGCTGA
- a CDS encoding outer membrane protein assembly factor BamB family protein, whose translation MKGVSSLQLFYGDVAKSKALSFSAGGSEEDVRGLRAGDPSQLGRFTMLAVLGAGGMATVYLANASGPRTADSMLAVVKVLRSDLSSDEYVRRLFRREIEALSEMDAEGTLRLLDCDPDSVPPWFATEYVSGMDLRTLVSDHGPLNTKAVLRLAAEIAPILVRLQTHNIVHRDLKPSNILVLSAADGSIRLIDFGVSRRLDQTRTWPTMRVGTDAFMAPEQTYGGAGHPSDMFALGLTLVYAATGAEMERPDLEEALVGRPPRFPADAFNRLHASLRDLVVECTRPDPAHRITAQQLLIRLADHGVHPRESKTRRATWLPNTARSQVLKHAEHTKAFMPAQWDGRTGRTRASSDTDRPEVRWVHELSGRAYFTSPVDVTEGIAVCSLDGSVWLLDATDGRILWKRDLGARIECTPAAGHGMLYVPCSDRTLLALDTTDGSLRWSYTAGDSCVFTPVVAGNRVLVGARDGAVHCLSARTGSPFWVSDRGNGPVFDPPTVAVDRVYVSGWQGKLQSLTVHDGSGAMGLPQLQDLVGAPAGHVGTLFLASRTGTLCAIDTRTGRERWRSAGRAAACTGPVLGQGMLYVGTVGGTLWAHEARTGVAKWHLATSGRLRCVPVHDSGTLYVGSDDALTAVDALTGEVHWTHRTDGTMHAPPLVARGHAYIGTWNCTVQALNLPGSAAP comes from the coding sequence TTGAAGGGGGTTTCGTCGCTTCAGCTCTTTTATGGCGACGTTGCAAAATCGAAAGCATTGTCCTTTTCTGCAGGGGGGAGTGAAGAGGACGTGAGAGGTCTGCGCGCCGGTGACCCGTCACAGCTAGGGCGGTTCACCATGCTGGCCGTGCTGGGGGCCGGTGGTATGGCGACTGTGTACCTCGCGAACGCGAGCGGACCACGAACTGCGGATTCGATGCTGGCCGTCGTGAAAGTACTGCGGAGTGACCTGTCTTCGGACGAGTACGTACGACGCCTGTTTCGCCGAGAAATCGAAGCCCTGAGTGAGATGGACGCTGAGGGGACGCTGCGGCTCCTCGACTGCGATCCGGATAGCGTGCCACCGTGGTTCGCGACTGAGTACGTATCCGGAATGGACCTGCGAACGCTGGTTTCCGACCATGGTCCGCTCAACACGAAGGCGGTCCTTCGCCTGGCTGCCGAGATCGCTCCCATCCTGGTGCGCCTGCAGACCCACAACATCGTGCATCGGGATCTCAAGCCGTCGAACATCCTCGTCCTCAGCGCGGCAGACGGCTCCATACGGCTCATCGACTTCGGAGTCTCTCGCAGACTGGACCAAACTCGAACCTGGCCGACCATGAGGGTCGGCACGGACGCGTTCATGGCGCCTGAGCAGACATACGGCGGAGCAGGACACCCCAGTGACATGTTCGCCCTCGGTCTGACGCTCGTGTACGCCGCCACCGGTGCCGAGATGGAACGGCCCGACCTCGAAGAGGCCCTGGTGGGCCGCCCACCTCGGTTCCCCGCAGATGCCTTCAACCGCCTGCACGCTTCCCTGCGCGACCTTGTGGTGGAGTGCACCCGGCCGGACCCCGCTCACCGCATCACCGCGCAGCAACTCCTCATCAGGCTCGCGGACCACGGTGTGCACCCACGCGAGAGCAAGACCCGCAGGGCAACATGGCTGCCGAACACCGCCCGGAGCCAAGTGCTCAAGCACGCGGAGCACACGAAGGCGTTCATGCCCGCGCAGTGGGACGGGCGGACAGGGCGGACCCGAGCCTCCAGTGACACGGACAGGCCTGAGGTCAGGTGGGTCCACGAACTCAGCGGACGCGCCTACTTCACTTCCCCGGTCGACGTCACTGAGGGCATCGCCGTCTGCTCCCTGGACGGCTCTGTCTGGCTGCTGGACGCCACCGACGGCAGGATCCTGTGGAAGCGTGACCTCGGAGCCCGCATCGAATGCACGCCCGCGGCAGGGCACGGCATGCTCTATGTCCCCTGTTCCGATCGCACCCTGCTGGCTCTGGACACCACCGACGGATCCTTGCGATGGAGTTATACCGCCGGCGACAGCTGTGTCTTCACCCCGGTCGTAGCGGGCAACAGAGTGCTGGTGGGCGCACGGGACGGGGCGGTCCACTGTCTCTCCGCCCGTACCGGCTCACCCTTCTGGGTCAGCGACCGCGGGAACGGTCCGGTCTTCGACCCCCCTACCGTGGCGGTGGACCGGGTGTACGTTTCGGGCTGGCAAGGAAAACTCCAGTCCCTGACGGTGCACGACGGGTCCGGGGCGATGGGACTGCCGCAACTGCAGGACCTCGTGGGTGCCCCGGCCGGACACGTCGGCACACTCTTCCTCGCCAGCCGGACGGGCACCCTGTGCGCAATCGACACACGCACCGGACGCGAACGGTGGCGCTCGGCCGGCAGGGCAGCCGCCTGCACCGGACCTGTCCTCGGCCAGGGCATGCTCTACGTGGGCACTGTGGGCGGCACATTGTGGGCCCATGAAGCGCGCACCGGTGTCGCAAAGTGGCACCTGGCCACGAGCGGGCGCCTCAGGTGTGTTCCTGTGCACGACAGCGGCACCCTGTATGTCGGTTCCGACGACGCACTGACCGCGGTCGACGCCCTGACCGGTGAGGTGCACTGGACGCATCGCACCGACGGGACCATGCACGCGCCGCCGCTCGTCGCGCGCGGCCACGCATACATCGGCACATGGAACTGCACTGTCCAAGCCCTGAATCTCCCGGGGTCTGCCGCGCCATGA
- a CDS encoding ADP-ribosylglycohydrolase family protein, with product MISQQRAHASLDGLVMGDAFGDGWFTRSDENAEELWAARVLRPEPWSWTDDSAMAFVLFAHLMTHGEIRPDALAVEFAAEYDRDPGRKYGPSMHGVLRSIREGGHWRAVTTAQFGGQGSHGNGAAMRVAPLGAWFRDDLAAAGEQARLSALTTHAHPEAVAGAVAVAVAAALAAADGGPDAPPRAEFLKEVADHVPDSDVRSRLLVAANFSDRTSVRHAASVLGSGALISALDTVPFALWSAAGHLNDLGEALWQTAGAWGDRDTTCAIAGGVVAARTGTGGVPAAWLEAREDIPAWSRWEAPVVGPTGAE from the coding sequence ATGATCAGTCAGCAGCGCGCCCATGCCAGCCTGGACGGCCTTGTGATGGGCGATGCGTTCGGTGACGGCTGGTTCACGCGCTCTGACGAGAACGCCGAGGAGCTCTGGGCTGCGCGGGTCCTGCGTCCGGAGCCGTGGTCGTGGACGGACGATTCCGCCATGGCCTTCGTCCTGTTCGCTCACCTGATGACCCACGGAGAGATCCGCCCGGATGCCCTGGCAGTTGAGTTCGCCGCCGAGTACGACCGGGACCCGGGGCGCAAGTATGGGCCGTCGATGCACGGTGTACTCCGGAGCATTCGTGAGGGCGGGCACTGGCGGGCCGTGACCACGGCGCAGTTCGGCGGACAGGGCTCCCACGGCAACGGCGCCGCGATGCGGGTCGCCCCTCTCGGGGCATGGTTCCGGGACGATCTGGCGGCTGCCGGCGAGCAGGCCCGGCTGTCCGCGCTGACGACTCACGCTCATCCCGAGGCAGTCGCCGGCGCCGTGGCCGTGGCAGTTGCCGCAGCGCTGGCAGCTGCCGACGGGGGTCCAGATGCCCCGCCCCGCGCGGAGTTCCTGAAGGAGGTCGCCGACCACGTGCCGGACAGCGACGTCCGCTCCCGACTGTTGGTGGCCGCGAACTTCTCCGACCGTACGTCGGTTCGCCACGCAGCGTCCGTGCTGGGCTCGGGAGCATTGATATCGGCCCTGGACACGGTTCCGTTCGCCCTGTGGTCGGCCGCGGGACATCTGAACGACCTGGGCGAGGCGTTGTGGCAGACCGCTGGCGCGTGGGGCGACCGCGACACCACCTGCGCGATCGCGGGAGGTGTCGTCGCGGCCCGAACCGGCACGGGTGGGGTCCCGGCCGCGTGGCTCGAAGCCCGCGAAGACATCCCCGCCTGGAGCCGCTGGGAAGCCCCCGTGGTGGGTCCGACGGGCGCTGAGTAG
- a CDS encoding DJ-1/PfpI family protein, which translates to MQVAVVTFDGFNELDSFIASALINRCRKDNLEAFVTTPTPVVTSMNGVEVTGQRPMEFVTEADVVLIGSGVKAREVVADDRLISKLLPLDPSRQLIGAQCSGALVLARLGLLGAMPACTDMKSRPFVEACGVTVLDAPFHAEGNIATAGGCLASQYLATWVITRMLGEGAARAVIDYVAPVGESQETVERAMRAVHAGAVALR; encoded by the coding sequence ATGCAGGTCGCCGTGGTCACCTTCGACGGGTTCAACGAGCTCGACAGCTTCATCGCTTCCGCACTGATCAACCGGTGCCGTAAGGACAACTTGGAAGCCTTCGTCACGACGCCGACGCCCGTGGTCACGTCGATGAACGGCGTCGAGGTGACCGGGCAGCGCCCGATGGAGTTCGTGACCGAAGCCGACGTCGTGCTGATCGGCAGCGGGGTGAAGGCGCGAGAAGTGGTCGCCGACGACCGGCTGATCTCGAAACTGCTGCCGCTCGACCCTTCGCGACAGCTGATCGGTGCGCAGTGCTCGGGCGCGCTGGTGCTCGCCCGGCTCGGGTTGCTGGGCGCCATGCCGGCCTGTACGGACATGAAGAGCCGACCCTTTGTCGAAGCCTGCGGCGTCACCGTGCTGGACGCGCCGTTCCACGCCGAGGGGAACATCGCCACGGCGGGCGGTTGTCTGGCGTCCCAGTATCTCGCCACGTGGGTGATCACCCGAATGCTCGGCGAGGGCGCCGCGCGCGCCGTCATCGACTACGTGGCTCCGGTCGGCGAAAGTCAGGAGACTGTCGAGCGGGCCATGCGTGCCGTCCACGCGGGCGCGGTTGCACTGCGCTGA
- a CDS encoding YdhR family protein: MRADIVWWDLSASGQTIESMREYLREESVTAFSEVPGLRFKMWLSDPDTNRWGAVLLWESEEASQQALPSRALELIGYPPQVAHGFDVEATTEGRYETQRLALQGLAFTETTQRKSS; the protein is encoded by the coding sequence ATGCGTGCCGACATTGTTTGGTGGGACCTGTCCGCCTCCGGACAGACCATCGAGTCCATGCGTGAGTACCTGCGTGAGGAATCCGTCACCGCGTTCTCCGAAGTGCCCGGGCTTCGCTTCAAGATGTGGCTCTCCGATCCGGACACCAACCGGTGGGGAGCCGTTCTGCTGTGGGAGTCGGAAGAGGCGTCCCAGCAGGCGCTGCCCAGCCGGGCGCTCGAACTCATCGGCTACCCACCGCAGGTCGCGCACGGGTTCGACGTGGAGGCCACGACCGAAGGTCGATACGAAACGCAACGACTCGCCCTGCAAGGGCTGGCCTTCACCGAAACGACGCAGAGGAAATCCAGCTGA
- a CDS encoding maleylpyruvate isomerase family mycothiol-dependent enzyme yields the protein MAGLSDQQVAEASALPGWSRGHVLAHLTDNARMFARLAEHALRGELVAGYDSGVDERNAIIEATAGRSAAEHRAQLAAHTAGLEASWARATGVDWGRPVTFRNADLAATVFARWREAWIHMVDLELGVRPDDWPEDLAAHAIDFLLGRLPAGTRVRAEDVGRQWSVGDGPPGTVVGGGVRDLAAWLAGRTPVVSPVAAQELPALEPWPPHPPQRLDRL from the coding sequence GTGGCCGGACTGAGCGACCAGCAGGTCGCCGAGGCCTCCGCCCTTCCGGGTTGGTCACGCGGCCACGTCCTCGCGCATCTCACCGACAACGCGAGAATGTTCGCCCGTCTCGCGGAACATGCCCTGCGCGGTGAACTCGTAGCGGGCTACGACAGCGGGGTCGACGAGCGCAACGCGATCATCGAGGCGACGGCTGGCCGCAGCGCAGCCGAGCACCGCGCTCAGCTCGCCGCGCACACGGCCGGGCTGGAGGCATCCTGGGCACGCGCCACCGGCGTGGACTGGGGCCGTCCGGTGACGTTCCGCAACGCCGACCTTGCCGCCACGGTCTTCGCACGCTGGCGCGAGGCATGGATCCACATGGTCGATCTGGAACTCGGCGTGCGGCCGGACGACTGGCCCGAGGACCTGGCCGCACACGCCATCGACTTCCTCCTCGGCCGCCTTCCGGCAGGCACACGCGTCCGTGCCGAGGACGTGGGCCGCCAGTGGTCCGTCGGCGACGGGCCGCCGGGCACGGTGGTTGGCGGAGGCGTGCGCGACCTGGCGGCCTGGCTGGCCGGACGTACGCCCGTTGTGTCACCGGTGGCGGCGCAGGAGTTGCCTGCTCTCGAGCCCTGGCCGCCCCACCCTCCACAGCGCCTGGACCGCCTGTGA
- a CDS encoding GNAT family N-acetyltransferase, producing the protein MIRAATVDDIAEIRAMIRELAEYERAAEQARATEEQLRDALFGEHPAASALIAEDDETGQAVGYALWFPRFSTWTGTRGMHLEDLYVRSHARGGGHGKALLAFLAAICQQNGYERFEWWVLAWNEPTIDFYKSLGVELLNEWTVCRLSGEPLKELAARAPAVLNQTPAL; encoded by the coding sequence ATGATCCGGGCCGCCACTGTGGACGACATCGCGGAGATCCGCGCGATGATCCGCGAACTCGCTGAGTACGAACGGGCTGCTGAGCAGGCCCGAGCAACCGAGGAGCAGCTCCGCGACGCGCTGTTCGGAGAACATCCCGCTGCTTCCGCACTGATCGCGGAGGACGACGAGACGGGGCAGGCCGTGGGCTACGCCCTGTGGTTCCCCCGCTTCTCGACCTGGACCGGCACGCGCGGCATGCACCTGGAGGACCTCTACGTACGGTCGCACGCCCGAGGTGGAGGACACGGCAAGGCTCTGCTCGCCTTCCTGGCCGCGATCTGTCAACAGAACGGCTACGAGCGCTTCGAGTGGTGGGTCCTGGCCTGGAACGAACCGACGATCGACTTCTACAAGTCGCTCGGCGTGGAGCTGCTGAACGAGTGGACGGTATGCCGGCTGAGCGGTGAACCACTCAAGGAACTCGCTGCCCGGGCCCCGGCAGTCCTCAACCAGACCCCGGCCCTGTAG
- a CDS encoding LysE family translocator: protein MPEIISHRTEPCPSDYAPSLRREPDRGFASADDLRNTSAAGPTRALWRINVLGGAAPMMTSVVAFVGAAFLVAMVPGPSTVVILRRAVVNGRRTGMATVLGNECGVLLWGLAAAFGLSALLLASQVAYDVIRIAGAAVLVWMGARALWQARGAGQPDQGPAETAAVSLRRACWQGLVTNFANPKAGVFAVSFLPQCRRSASAAVRSAPDGTGLRGALGRAGGAPGCRDLSLSFKV from the coding sequence ATGCCGGAGATCATCAGCCACCGTACCGAGCCGTGTCCATCCGATTACGCGCCTTCTCTGCGGCGTGAGCCCGACCGTGGCTTCGCCTCGGCGGACGATCTGCGGAACACGTCCGCAGCTGGGCCGACAAGAGCCTTGTGGCGCATCAACGTGCTTGGCGGTGCTGCCCCGATGATGACTTCCGTCGTTGCGTTCGTCGGTGCGGCCTTCCTGGTCGCCATGGTTCCAGGGCCAAGCACAGTCGTGATCCTGCGCCGAGCGGTGGTGAACGGCCGGAGGACCGGTATGGCCACGGTCCTGGGTAACGAGTGCGGGGTGCTGCTGTGGGGCCTCGCCGCGGCCTTCGGTCTCTCCGCCCTGCTGCTGGCCTCGCAGGTCGCCTACGACGTCATCCGGATTGCCGGCGCCGCGGTGCTGGTGTGGATGGGAGCGCGTGCCTTGTGGCAGGCGAGGGGAGCTGGACAGCCGGATCAGGGACCAGCGGAAACAGCCGCGGTGTCGCTTCGGCGGGCGTGCTGGCAGGGCCTCGTCACCAACTTCGCCAATCCGAAGGCCGGCGTGTTCGCCGTGTCCTTCCTGCCACAGTGTCGGAGAAGTGCTTCAGCGGCGGTCCGTTCGGCGCCGGACGGAACAGGTCTCCGGGGCGCTCTTGGTCGGGCTGGGGGTGCGCCTGGCTGCCGAGACCTGAGCTTGTCCTTCAAGGTCTGA
- a CDS encoding DUF6191 domain-containing protein has product MGFAVFMTLPGLVILLTVLAFADQLLLRAGRAGLLPWRNSVRQGQISATGFEQLHASFSPGKQNELKERQSALVMRDDEEDGAPPNRTTVDLEGGTAVVRMPQACQ; this is encoded by the coding sequence ATGGGATTCGCCGTCTTCATGACCTTGCCCGGACTGGTCATCCTGCTCACCGTCCTGGCGTTCGCAGATCAGCTGCTTCTCCGTGCCGGGCGGGCCGGACTGCTGCCATGGCGGAACAGCGTCCGGCAGGGCCAGATATCGGCGACCGGGTTTGAGCAGCTCCACGCGAGCTTTTCGCCCGGGAAGCAGAACGAACTGAAGGAGCGGCAGTCGGCACTGGTGATGCGGGACGACGAGGAAGACGGGGCGCCACCGAACCGGACAACGGTAGACCTGGAGGGAGGGACCGCGGTCGTCCGGATGCCGCAGGCCTGTCAGTAG
- a CDS encoding ArsR/SmtB family transcription factor, producing the protein MADDRLSRVFSALADPTRRDIVARLAAGDATVNELAEPYDVTVQAVSKHIRVLEDAGLVSRGRDAQRRPCRLEAEVFDLMTKWIERYRREAEDRFRLLDAVLEQTAEQPVAGTPTNEAAS; encoded by the coding sequence ATGGCCGACGACCGGCTGTCCCGGGTGTTCTCCGCTCTGGCCGACCCGACCCGGCGCGACATCGTGGCCAGGCTGGCCGCCGGGGATGCCACGGTCAATGAACTGGCCGAGCCGTACGACGTGACCGTGCAGGCCGTGTCCAAGCACATCAGGGTCCTGGAAGACGCCGGTCTGGTCAGTCGCGGCAGGGACGCCCAGCGGCGGCCCTGCCGCCTTGAGGCAGAAGTCTTCGACCTGATGACGAAATGGATCGAACGTTACCGGCGTGAGGCGGAGGACCGTTTCCGTCTGCTCGATGCCGTCCTCGAGCAGACGGCGGAACAGCCGGTGGCGGGCACCCCGACGAACGAGGCGGCATCATGA
- a CDS encoding SRPBCC family protein, protein MSTTKANGRHETQIVADPALPTIVIIREFDASPDRVFRAYTDPDLVVQWLGPRRLTMRIDKYETCSGGSYRYVHREDDGTEYGFRGVFHEVRLNERIVQTFAYDGFPDGVSLETTAFEALGSRTRVTTKSLMDSIEARDSMIKSGMQRGVREGHERLDELLSRRQSGNADRRTETEGLRS, encoded by the coding sequence ATGAGCACCACGAAGGCGAACGGCCGGCACGAGACCCAGATCGTGGCCGATCCGGCTCTGCCCACCATCGTCATCATCCGGGAGTTCGACGCTTCGCCGGATCGCGTGTTCCGGGCGTACACCGATCCCGACCTGGTCGTCCAGTGGCTCGGCCCGCGTCGGCTCACCATGCGGATCGACAAGTACGAGACGTGCAGCGGTGGGTCGTACCGCTATGTGCATCGCGAGGACGACGGGACGGAGTACGGCTTCCGCGGCGTGTTCCACGAGGTACGCCTCAACGAGCGCATCGTGCAGACCTTCGCCTACGACGGCTTCCCGGACGGCGTCAGCCTGGAGACAACCGCCTTCGAGGCCCTCGGCAGTCGCACGCGGGTCACCACCAAATCCCTTATGGACTCCATCGAGGCCCGCGACTCGATGATCAAGAGCGGCATGCAGCGCGGCGTCCGGGAAGGCCATGAGCGGCTTGACGAGTTGCTCAGCCGCCGCCAGAGCGGCAACGCCGACCGGCGTACCGAAACGGAAGGCTTGAGATCATGA